The Listeria welshimeri serovar 6b str. SLCC5334 genome has a window encoding:
- a CDS encoding flagellar hook-associated protein 3, producing the protein MRISTNQQANSIINQLNNVSGNLAKYQLQVSSGKKYESMSENPGATAQILSYNHVLSQLNREKTDVTEAKSLLNTAETSLSSMSTSMNRVNALVLQAINGTSDKNNMSQSAEEIKGLLDVLVSVANAEDDGRYVFSGSSTSVKPFTTDKTTGEIIYNGTTENKKFRVTDTLEVEVFHDGSAMTDVFNNIQKIVDAMKSGDKDALSALQETNSQNIEIITNSMTNIGGQKNGVSAYDNVLSSKITDFTERKSNVEEVNMPEAVSNLNKTSIAYQAALQSSVMVQKLSILNYM; encoded by the coding sequence ATGCGAATTTCAACCAATCAACAAGCAAATTCAATCATTAATCAGTTGAACAATGTCTCAGGGAATCTTGCAAAATACCAATTACAAGTATCTTCTGGGAAAAAGTATGAGTCCATGAGTGAGAATCCTGGTGCTACAGCGCAAATTTTATCCTATAATCATGTGCTTAGTCAGCTAAATCGAGAAAAAACAGACGTAACCGAAGCAAAATCACTCTTAAATACAGCTGAAACATCTCTATCATCTATGTCTACGTCAATGAACCGAGTGAATGCCTTGGTGCTTCAAGCAATCAACGGTACGAGCGACAAAAACAATATGTCACAATCGGCAGAAGAAATTAAAGGATTACTTGATGTTCTTGTTTCTGTTGCCAATGCAGAAGATGATGGCAGATACGTTTTTAGTGGTTCTAGCACGAGTGTGAAGCCATTTACAACTGATAAAACGACCGGTGAAATCATTTATAACGGGACGACAGAAAATAAAAAATTCCGTGTAACTGATACGTTAGAAGTGGAAGTTTTCCATGATGGAAGCGCCATGACAGACGTTTTTAATAACATTCAAAAAATTGTCGATGCAATGAAAAGTGGCGATAAAGATGCTTTATCTGCTTTACAAGAAACCAACAGTCAAAATATCGAAATCATCACAAATTCCATGACAAATATTGGTGGACAAAAAAACGGTGTATCTGCATACGATAATGTGCTTTCTAGCAAAATAACTGATTTTACAGAACGAAAATCCAATGTCGAAGAAGTAAATATGCCAGAAGCAGTGAGCAATTTAAATAAAACATCTATTGCATACCAAGCGGCTCTTCAATCGAGTGTGATGGTACAAAAATTAAGCATTCTAAATTATATGTGA
- a CDS encoding flagellar hook-associated protein 2: MGSSIASSLMDPTQYYSQFISLQKASLEKAKTPYQNQISSYQSRIDLYASLKNALSESMKTMSSFTTYESKTKLATSSNETSFTVSSTSSSVNGSYSIEVQNLATADTYNKSVPDIEAKIGVSGTIKINGKEIKVDADNSMKNVMNTINGAGAKVNIYTLGENMVVTAATTGVENSIKFEGDSAVLEALGLVQNSPDHLAAEDAKLRINGATVTSATNKVTNYIPGVTINLKKETTGAEKLTIQDQSDEKAASMITSFVNTYNALTSTMKTYTGKGTILQASAADLEANRALNNVFQHKKDGNTLFDFGISVDKEGVLKVDETAMKKMVAEDPTAVERFFFGIGGVGDELYQSLNKTFGSTGFISDETTSMTNEINKLNLKLTDITSRNDTLLTNITDQYNKWLEMMQAMQSDAMTLDALIDGMNSSNK, encoded by the coding sequence GTGGGAAGTTCGATTGCAAGCAGCTTAATGGATCCAACGCAATATTATTCGCAGTTTATTAGTCTTCAAAAAGCCAGTTTAGAAAAAGCAAAAACACCTTATCAAAACCAGATTTCTAGCTATCAATCACGAATTGACCTTTACGCCAGCTTGAAAAACGCTTTATCTGAGTCGATGAAAACGATGAGTTCTTTCACGACGTACGAGAGTAAAACAAAGCTCGCGACCTCTTCGAATGAAACTAGCTTCACTGTTTCTTCAACTAGTAGTTCCGTCAATGGCAGTTATTCCATTGAAGTTCAAAACCTTGCAACTGCAGATACGTATAATAAATCTGTGCCCGATATTGAAGCGAAAATTGGTGTCAGTGGAACCATCAAAATTAATGGTAAAGAAATCAAAGTTGATGCTGATAACTCAATGAAAAATGTGATGAACACAATCAATGGTGCAGGTGCGAAGGTAAATATTTATACGCTAGGTGAAAATATGGTCGTAACTGCTGCAACGACTGGTGTTGAAAATAGTATTAAATTTGAAGGTGATTCGGCTGTTTTAGAGGCACTTGGCTTAGTACAAAATTCTCCAGATCATTTAGCGGCAGAAGATGCAAAACTGCGAATTAACGGTGCAACAGTAACAAGCGCGACAAATAAAGTAACCAACTACATCCCCGGCGTGACCATTAACCTAAAAAAAGAAACAACTGGTGCTGAAAAATTAACCATTCAAGATCAAAGTGATGAAAAAGCAGCCAGCATGATTACAAGTTTTGTAAATACATACAATGCACTAACAAGCACAATGAAAACGTACACGGGAAAAGGAACCATTTTACAAGCATCTGCAGCAGACCTTGAAGCTAATCGCGCGCTAAACAACGTATTTCAACATAAAAAAGACGGAAATACATTATTTGATTTTGGTATAAGCGTGGATAAAGAAGGCGTGTTAAAAGTAGATGAAACCGCAATGAAAAAAATGGTAGCTGAAGATCCAACAGCCGTAGAAAGATTTTTCTTTGGTATTGGCGGAGTTGGCGATGAACTTTATCAATCATTGAATAAAACATTTGGTTCGACTGGATTCATCAGTGATGAAACGACCTCGATGACGAATGAAATCAATAAATTAAACCTTAAGCTAACAGATATTACGAGCCGAAATGACACGTTACTAACGAACATAACGGATCAGTACAACAAATGGCTAGAAATGATGCAAGCCATGCAAAGCGACGCAATGACATTGGATGCACTTATTGACGGTATGAACAGTTCTAATAAATAA
- the fliS gene encoding flagellar export chaperone FliS → MQAWKRYTQNELNTSNPIKNTIYIYERCIIEFKKLDKALAKLHFSEADLILDKMEKIFEELKLQLNPEAGQELYDNIFGLYEWISEQIRQMQLLKQPVNIDTIIHVITQLKEGYEGVMKHESNKDTFG, encoded by the coding sequence ATGCAAGCTTGGAAACGATATACGCAAAACGAATTAAATACGAGCAACCCCATTAAAAACACCATTTATATATACGAACGTTGTATTATTGAATTTAAAAAATTAGACAAAGCACTTGCGAAATTACATTTTTCAGAAGCAGATCTTATTCTCGATAAAATGGAAAAAATCTTTGAAGAATTAAAATTACAACTAAATCCAGAAGCTGGACAAGAATTATACGATAATATTTTCGGTTTATATGAATGGATTTCTGAACAAATTCGACAAATGCAATTACTAAAACAACCAGTTAATATTGATACAATCATTCACGTTATCACGCAGCTAAAAGAAGGCTACGAGGGAGTGATGAAACATGAATCAAACAAAGACACTTTTGGCTGA
- the flgB gene encoding flagellar basal body rod protein FlgB has protein sequence MENYTTHIGNYLNYLQTANQVVSNNIANANTPNFKASEASFEESFGSSLRASGGNSIESTGNLTKTNAKHLAGTDLDETNAKLTTKSGSINEDGNNVNVSSEMISLTKNNQMYALAISALNYNSSINTAARGK, from the coding sequence GTGGAAAATTATACGACGCATATTGGCAACTACTTGAATTATCTTCAAACAGCAAACCAAGTAGTTTCAAATAATATTGCTAATGCCAATACGCCGAATTTTAAAGCAAGTGAAGCGAGTTTTGAAGAATCGTTCGGCTCGAGCTTACGAGCATCTGGCGGAAATAGTATCGAGTCAACAGGCAATCTAACGAAAACAAACGCAAAACATTTAGCTGGAACTGATTTGGATGAAACAAATGCAAAACTCACAACCAAGAGCGGTTCCATCAATGAAGACGGCAACAATGTCAACGTCAGTTCGGAAATGATTAGCCTAACCAAAAATAATCAAATGTACGCGCTCGCTATCAGTGCACTCAACTATAATTCATCTATCAACACAGCAGCTCGTGGAAAGTAA
- the flgC gene encoding flagellar basal body rod protein FlgC, producing the protein MFEGINTSGSALNAAKQWMEVSSNNIANADSSAAPGETPFLRKRVVLSEITPFETALTGTKGVKVSEISADTGSVKRVYDPTHPNANEAGYVNYANVDMTAEMTNLMVGQKMYAANTSALQANEKMMEKDLEIGKV; encoded by the coding sequence ATGTTTGAAGGAATTAACACAAGTGGCTCTGCGTTAAACGCTGCGAAACAGTGGATGGAAGTGAGCTCTAATAATATTGCTAATGCAGACTCAAGCGCCGCACCTGGAGAAACTCCTTTCCTTAGAAAACGCGTCGTATTATCTGAAATTACACCCTTTGAAACAGCATTAACTGGAACAAAAGGCGTTAAAGTAAGTGAAATATCAGCTGATACAGGAAGCGTCAAACGTGTATATGATCCAACCCATCCAAATGCAAATGAAGCAGGTTACGTCAACTATGCAAATGTGGACATGACAGCCGAAATGACCAATTTGATGGTTGGACAAAAAATGTACGCTGCCAATACTTCGGCCTTACAAGCAAATGAAAAAATGATGGAAAAAGATTTAGAGATAGGCAAAGTATAA
- the fliE gene encoding flagellar hook-basal body complex protein FliE, whose translation MAIESISTANVLPKITLGETAKPESATGAGNTFTQMLDSMSDTQSNAQTSVSNLLTTGEGNASDVLIQMKKAESEMKTAAVIRDNVIESYKQLLNMQV comes from the coding sequence ATGGCAATTGAAAGTATTAGTACTGCAAACGTGTTGCCCAAAATTACGCTTGGTGAAACCGCGAAACCAGAAAGTGCGACAGGTGCCGGAAATACCTTCACGCAAATGCTGGATAGTATGAGTGATACACAATCAAACGCGCAAACGTCCGTATCGAATCTTTTAACAACGGGAGAAGGAAATGCAAGTGATGTTCTCATTCAAATGAAAAAAGCAGAATCAGAAATGAAAACTGCTGCGGTCATTCGTGATAATGTAATCGAAAGCTACAAACAGCTTTTAAATATGCAAGTGTAA
- the fliF gene encoding flagellar basal-body MS-ring/collar protein FliF has product MAKIKTMYSKLKNWHKGAIFVGLFVVVTVLLLYMNTPKTEVTLYKNLSETSQQQVTDQLAKMGVDYTVDKSGNILVDEKVETLVRDKFADLGIPYTGQDGNDILLNSSLGASEEDKKMQEKVGTKVNLEKEIVQSYGITVDSASVQLTLPESSSIFEEASQKGTAAVTLKTKNNQTLTKEQVLGIQRTVSAAVPNVASEDVAIIDTKNGVISEADTANEEGSSAYKNEVDIQNAIGKNVKTDIEGTLSSIFALDNFRVNTNVAVNFDEIKQNTERYPNDGKVRSNQKDTSTDTSKGSTNTTESGTASNADVPNYTEENGGDQNTYTSEKSSETTNYELDSTIQEIEKHPSLAKTNVVVWVDQQTLNKNGVDMAEFTKAIGVSAGLTPNMTTEEAGAGGEATATPTFEGTFQNGDVTIMPIQFLDNQTPVEKDPAKTTEPASKAWIWWLVGSLLFAIIAAGIIAYIIFLKRKEQLEEALEAEEKDFIPAEEAIIDPEEHPDFHFQTNAFDLSEPELKARKESLKNKLGEMAKEDPGRAAAVIQKWLNERQE; this is encoded by the coding sequence ATGGCAAAAATAAAAACAATGTATTCGAAATTGAAGAATTGGCACAAAGGCGCGATTTTTGTCGGCCTTTTTGTCGTAGTCACGGTGTTATTACTCTACATGAACACGCCCAAAACAGAAGTTACGCTTTATAAAAACTTATCCGAAACAAGCCAACAACAAGTCACTGATCAATTAGCTAAAATGGGCGTTGATTATACAGTTGATAAAAGCGGAAATATTTTAGTAGACGAAAAAGTGGAGACGCTTGTTCGTGATAAGTTCGCTGATTTAGGAATCCCGTACACTGGTCAAGATGGGAATGATATTTTATTAAATAGCTCGCTAGGAGCAAGTGAAGAAGACAAAAAAATGCAAGAAAAAGTCGGAACAAAAGTCAATTTAGAAAAAGAAATCGTTCAAAGCTATGGCATAACCGTTGACAGCGCATCCGTTCAGCTAACTTTACCAGAATCAAGTTCGATTTTTGAAGAAGCAAGTCAAAAAGGAACGGCCGCTGTGACGCTAAAAACTAAAAATAACCAAACATTAACCAAAGAGCAAGTACTTGGTATTCAACGAACTGTCAGCGCAGCCGTACCAAATGTTGCTAGTGAAGATGTAGCGATTATTGATACGAAAAATGGCGTTATTTCCGAAGCGGATACCGCAAATGAAGAAGGCAGTTCCGCATATAAAAATGAAGTTGATATTCAAAATGCCATTGGAAAAAATGTGAAAACCGATATTGAAGGTACACTTTCAAGCATTTTTGCCTTAGATAACTTCCGAGTAAACACAAATGTTGCCGTTAACTTTGATGAAATAAAACAAAATACGGAACGTTACCCAAATGATGGAAAAGTCCGTAGCAACCAAAAAGATACTTCCACAGACACATCGAAAGGATCTACCAACACAACAGAATCTGGAACTGCGTCGAACGCTGACGTACCAAACTATACAGAAGAAAATGGTGGAGATCAAAATACCTATACAAGTGAAAAATCTAGTGAAACAACTAATTATGAATTAGACTCCACTATCCAAGAAATCGAAAAACACCCATCCCTCGCAAAAACAAATGTCGTTGTATGGGTTGATCAGCAAACACTAAATAAAAATGGTGTAGACATGGCCGAATTTACAAAAGCAATTGGTGTTTCGGCAGGACTAACACCTAATATGACAACGGAAGAAGCTGGTGCTGGCGGAGAAGCGACTGCTACACCAACTTTTGAAGGGACGTTCCAAAATGGTGATGTTACAATTATGCCAATTCAATTCTTAGATAACCAAACACCTGTAGAAAAAGATCCAGCTAAAACAACTGAACCAGCAAGCAAAGCATGGATTTGGTGGCTAGTAGGCAGTCTACTATTTGCAATTATTGCAGCGGGAATTATCGCTTATATTATTTTCCTTAAGCGAAAAGAACAATTAGAAGAAGCTTTAGAAGCAGAAGAAAAAGATTTTATTCCAGCTGAAGAGGCAATAATTGACCCAGAAGAACACCCAGATTTCCATTTCCAAACAAATGCATTTGATTTATCAGAACCAGAATTAAAAGCTCGCAAAGAAAGTTTGAAAAATAAACTCGGTGAAATGGCCAAAGAAGACCCAGGTCGCGCCGCAGCAGTCATCCAAAAATGGCTCAATGAAAGGCAGGAATAA
- a CDS encoding flagellar motor switch protein FliG: MAETLKETLEETNAELETVEVEATEEKATTSAETGISRREKAALIIWSLDEQIATEVVDLLPDASKQRLAREMAKMKEMDGGAVEEATKEFLDELELLSGGIAKLDREHLQRLFPDMTTEELNQLIYGVEAESRIGETALDILREIDDVDSLFTIISDESPQTIAMIASYMKPEEASKLLALLPEEKMINTVIGIASLEQFDSEVMQNVSNLLRIKLDTMSNSSLNKTDGIKNVANILNNVTRGLERTIFEHLDAEQAELSERIKEKMFMFEDIILLDNMTLQQVLAEIQDNNKVARALKNEKEELKEKILSCVSKNRRDMITEELEVLGPIRLSDVEQAQQDIANVVKNLEKDGKIVIQRGEQDVLI; this comes from the coding sequence ATGGCAGAAACACTCAAAGAAACCTTAGAAGAAACAAATGCTGAATTAGAAACAGTCGAAGTAGAAGCGACAGAAGAAAAAGCAACTACTTCAGCAGAAACAGGTATTTCAAGACGTGAAAAAGCCGCTCTTATTATTTGGAGTCTAGATGAACAAATCGCGACCGAAGTGGTTGATTTGCTACCCGATGCCTCTAAACAACGCCTTGCCCGGGAAATGGCCAAAATGAAAGAGATGGACGGCGGTGCAGTAGAAGAAGCAACGAAAGAATTTTTAGACGAATTAGAGCTTCTGTCTGGCGGAATTGCCAAACTTGACCGTGAGCACCTACAACGCTTATTCCCGGATATGACAACCGAAGAATTAAACCAACTAATTTACGGAGTAGAAGCAGAATCGCGGATTGGTGAAACTGCACTGGATATTTTACGTGAAATTGATGATGTTGACTCTTTATTTACGATTATTAGTGACGAATCACCTCAAACGATTGCAATGATTGCCTCGTATATGAAACCTGAAGAAGCATCCAAACTTCTAGCCCTTTTACCTGAAGAAAAAATGATTAATACAGTTATCGGTATTGCAAGTCTAGAGCAATTTGATAGCGAAGTCATGCAAAATGTATCTAATCTATTAAGAATTAAACTAGATACAATGTCGAATAGTTCACTCAACAAAACTGACGGCATTAAAAATGTTGCTAATATCTTAAACAATGTTACACGTGGCTTGGAACGTACAATTTTCGAGCATTTGGATGCAGAACAAGCGGAACTTTCCGAACGAATCAAAGAGAAAATGTTTATGTTTGAAGATATTATTCTGCTTGATAACATGACCTTACAACAAGTACTAGCCGAAATTCAAGACAACAATAAAGTCGCTCGAGCACTCAAAAACGAAAAAGAAGAACTCAAAGAAAAAATCCTTTCTTGTGTATCGAAAAACCGTCGCGATATGATTACCGAAGAACTAGAAGTCCTAGGCCCAATCAGACTTTCTGACGTCGAACAAGCCCAACAAGATATTGCCAATGTCGTTAAAAATCTAGAAAAAGACGGCAAAATAGTTATCCAACGGGGGGAACAGGATGTCCTTATCTAA
- a CDS encoding FliH/SctL family protein yields the protein MSLSNPRIPKGKVTLSDVKMELFYLDDIEEAAEEGSPYSKELEQLESHQKELEKHMTEIEKEQQKLANEKAALQAERQAIEDLKRDAEAEIEANKRAFEQEKMEIYLTITDFLWDESIDLAERIVHQTIDTRQIEVLPMLTEVIQKLPVAFDKLNVTTHPETLKALKEENTGTKYDWLLENIHWNFDMRLDYGEFTVEEEKEYFDYRITEIFQTLHKQNTERKILGGDKP from the coding sequence ATGTCCTTATCTAATCCGCGAATCCCAAAAGGTAAAGTCACTTTATCCGATGTGAAAATGGAACTATTTTATTTAGATGACATAGAAGAAGCGGCAGAAGAGGGTTCACCTTATTCCAAAGAACTTGAACAACTCGAAAGCCATCAAAAAGAACTTGAAAAACACATGACCGAAATCGAAAAAGAACAGCAAAAGTTAGCTAATGAAAAAGCGGCCCTTCAAGCTGAACGTCAGGCCATTGAAGACTTAAAACGCGACGCAGAAGCAGAAATCGAAGCGAATAAACGAGCTTTTGAGCAAGAAAAAATGGAAATCTATCTAACAATTACCGACTTTCTTTGGGACGAAAGCATTGATCTTGCTGAAAGAATCGTCCATCAAACAATCGACACACGTCAAATCGAAGTCTTACCAATGTTAACGGAAGTCATTCAAAAACTTCCTGTTGCTTTCGACAAACTAAATGTCACCACTCATCCGGAAACGTTAAAAGCCCTAAAAGAAGAAAATACCGGCACAAAATATGACTGGCTTTTAGAAAACATTCATTGGAATTTTGATATGCGACTTGATTACGGCGAATTTACCGTTGAAGAAGAAAAAGAGTACTTTGATTACCGTATCACAGAAATTTTCCAAACATTGCACAAACAAAATACCGAACGAAAAATCTTAGGAGGCGATAAACCGTGA
- the fliI gene encoding flagellar protein export ATPase FliI gives MSWSPKTEAWQELKNTVPYIQKGKIHTVQEQVYISKGPQVKIGDTVMVGENKVLCEVISIEKENNMLLPFNQSDKVAYGDWVYVTDTKITIPADEFLLGKVLNASGDILNEEAGIAPYKQKMPLEAPPIHAFSRAEITETLETGIKAIDGMLTIGIGQKIGIFAGSGVGKSTLLGMIARNAKADINIIGLVGERGREVKDFLRKDLGEEGLQKSVIVAATSDESHLMQLRAAKLATSIAEHFRDQGKTVLLMMDSVTRFADARRSVDIAVKDLPIGGKTLLMESYMKKLLERSGKTQNGSITGIYTVLVDGDDMNGPVPDLARGILDGHIVLTRELATKNHYPAIDVLGSVSRVMEEIVPESQWKTASKIREWMSIYQENELYFKLGTIEQTSDNAAIFTSKEKSYFIHQFLKQLRDESVTLEETNKMMETLV, from the coding sequence GTGAGTTGGTCGCCGAAAACTGAAGCCTGGCAAGAACTAAAAAACACTGTCCCATACATCCAAAAAGGAAAAATACACACCGTCCAAGAGCAAGTATATATTTCCAAAGGCCCTCAAGTAAAAATTGGCGACACGGTCATGGTTGGTGAAAATAAAGTCCTATGCGAAGTCATTTCTATTGAAAAAGAAAACAATATGCTGCTCCCCTTTAATCAAAGCGATAAAGTGGCATATGGCGACTGGGTATACGTGACTGACACGAAAATAACCATTCCAGCCGACGAATTCCTCCTTGGAAAAGTGCTCAACGCATCCGGTGACATTTTAAATGAAGAAGCTGGGATTGCTCCATATAAGCAAAAAATGCCACTTGAAGCGCCGCCAATCCATGCTTTTAGTCGAGCAGAAATAACCGAAACGCTCGAAACTGGAATCAAAGCAATCGATGGTATGTTAACCATTGGCATCGGTCAAAAAATTGGTATTTTTGCAGGGTCAGGTGTTGGGAAGTCTACTTTACTTGGAATGATTGCTCGTAACGCCAAAGCAGATATCAATATTATCGGTTTAGTTGGCGAACGTGGTCGTGAAGTAAAAGATTTCTTGCGTAAAGATCTTGGAGAAGAAGGCCTTCAAAAAAGTGTTATCGTTGCAGCTACATCGGATGAAAGCCATCTCATGCAACTTCGCGCGGCCAAATTAGCTACCTCTATTGCAGAACATTTCCGCGATCAAGGGAAAACCGTTCTTTTAATGATGGATTCTGTCACTCGTTTTGCAGATGCAAGAAGAAGTGTCGATATTGCTGTCAAAGACTTACCAATTGGTGGAAAAACGTTATTAATGGAATCCTATATGAAAAAACTGCTAGAACGTTCTGGTAAAACGCAAAATGGCTCGATTACCGGTATTTATACAGTGCTTGTAGATGGGGATGATATGAATGGTCCGGTACCCGATTTAGCGCGAGGAATTTTAGACGGGCATATCGTTTTAACTCGAGAACTGGCAACGAAAAATCATTATCCAGCCATTGATGTCCTTGGCTCCGTTAGCCGGGTAATGGAAGAAATCGTTCCAGAAAGTCAATGGAAAACCGCTTCAAAAATTCGTGAATGGATGAGTATTTATCAAGAAAATGAACTGTATTTTAAGTTAGGAACAATTGAGCAAACAAGTGATAATGCGGCCATTTTTACGAGTAAAGAAAAATCTTATTTTATCCATCAATTTTTAAAGCAGTTGCGGGATGAAAGTGTAACGTTAGAGGAAACTAATAAAATGATGGAAACTTTAGTATAA
- a CDS encoding lytic transglycosylase domain-containing protein, which translates to MNPVEQVISARQAEFQSAFQAAKQSATTFETKLNERLNTPTTQTKATNIQTVTDAELARAREAYEALINKSETAESTSTTTSSSSAKTEASTKATTESTVWNNYPIKPISAENEGKYSELIKAAAAKYDVPEALIKRVIQVESNFNPNVTSSAGATGLMQLMYGSNRTDPATNIDSGTKQLASYIKKYDGDLKLALAAYNAGPGNVHKYGGVPPFKETQNYLTKIIG; encoded by the coding sequence ATGAATCCAGTAGAACAGGTAATAAGTGCTAGACAAGCCGAGTTTCAAAGCGCGTTTCAAGCAGCGAAACAATCGGCAACCACTTTTGAAACAAAATTAAATGAGCGATTAAACACTCCTACTACACAAACAAAAGCTACTAACATACAAACAGTCACTGATGCAGAATTAGCTCGTGCTCGCGAGGCTTATGAAGCTCTAATCAATAAATCCGAAACCGCCGAGTCCACATCAACAACTACCTCTAGTTCAAGCGCAAAAACCGAAGCTAGTACGAAAGCAACAACGGAATCAACTGTTTGGAACAACTATCCAATTAAACCAATTAGCGCTGAAAATGAAGGAAAGTATAGTGAGCTAATAAAAGCTGCTGCAGCCAAGTACGATGTTCCTGAAGCACTTATCAAACGCGTCATTCAAGTAGAATCCAATTTCAATCCGAATGTTACTTCAAGTGCTGGTGCAACTGGCTTAATGCAACTAATGTATGGGTCCAACCGAACCGACCCAGCCACCAATATTGATTCTGGAACAAAACAGCTAGCCAGTTACATCAAAAAATATGATGGTGATTTAAAACTAGCGTTAGCAGCGTATAATGCCGGACCAGGAAACGTACACAAATACGGAGGCGTCCCACCATTTAAAGAAACACAAAATTATTTAACAAAAATTATCGGGTAA
- the lftR gene encoding PadR family transcriptional regulator LftR (act as a regulator of LieAB which is involved in aurantimycin A resistance): MKGLTELLKGSLEGMILERISRGETYGYEITKYLNDLGFDEIVEGTVYTILVRLEKKKLVEIEKKKSELGPPRKFYTLSPAGEEELAIFWKRWDFIQSKIMQVKGGQA, encoded by the coding sequence GTGAAAGGACTTACCGAGTTACTCAAAGGTAGTTTAGAAGGAATGATATTAGAACGGATTTCAAGAGGTGAAACATACGGCTATGAAATCACTAAATATCTCAACGACCTAGGCTTCGATGAAATCGTTGAGGGAACCGTCTACACCATCCTCGTTCGTCTCGAGAAAAAAAAGTTAGTCGAGATAGAGAAGAAAAAATCAGAATTAGGTCCACCAAGAAAATTTTACACATTAAGCCCAGCTGGTGAAGAAGAATTAGCGATTTTTTGGAAACGTTGGGATTTTATTCAATCGAAAATTATGCAAGTTAAAGGAGGGCAAGCGTAA
- a CDS encoding DUF1048 domain-containing protein — translation MFKWYKKYREEKRDYKLYKKRIAALPEDYKTAMKAIETYLWNFAKGAGMFEILKNVLEMFENAAADNLELKAVIGDDLAEFADNLLNEYPEETWMDKQRTKLRDSIK, via the coding sequence ATGTTTAAATGGTACAAAAAATACCGCGAAGAAAAACGAGATTATAAATTGTATAAAAAACGAATAGCCGCTTTGCCAGAAGACTACAAAACAGCAATGAAAGCTATTGAAACCTATTTATGGAACTTTGCAAAAGGAGCAGGGATGTTCGAAATCTTAAAAAACGTCCTTGAAATGTTTGAAAATGCTGCTGCAGATAATCTAGAACTAAAAGCTGTTATTGGCGACGACTTAGCCGAATTCGCAGACAACTTATTAAATGAATATCCAGAAGAAACATGGATGGATAAACAACGCACAAAATTACGCGATTCGATTAAATAA